The following are from one region of the Qipengyuania flava genome:
- the tmk gene encoding dTMP kinase produces MSRGAFIAFEGGEGMGKSTQARLLAERLEAEGLRVELTREPGGTPGAEAIRELLLAPPGEGWTLEAEALLFAAARADHVARRIEPALSSGAWVICDRFLDSSRAYQGLAGGLGDERVRALHDVGSAGLLPDLTIVIDAPATDVAQRLAARDGDASDAIGGRAEDYHQSVNAAFLEFAKQEPDRFRVIDGLGSIEEVHARVLEAVAPLLEGRV; encoded by the coding sequence GTGAGCCGCGGCGCGTTCATCGCCTTCGAGGGCGGGGAGGGCATGGGGAAATCGACCCAGGCGCGCCTGCTGGCCGAACGGCTCGAAGCCGAGGGGCTGCGGGTCGAACTGACGCGCGAACCTGGCGGCACTCCGGGCGCTGAGGCCATTCGCGAACTCCTGCTGGCGCCGCCGGGCGAGGGCTGGACGCTTGAGGCCGAGGCGCTCCTGTTTGCCGCGGCCCGCGCCGATCACGTCGCGCGCCGCATCGAACCCGCGCTTTCGTCAGGGGCATGGGTCATTTGCGACCGTTTCCTCGATTCGAGCCGCGCCTATCAGGGCCTTGCCGGTGGTCTGGGCGACGAGCGGGTTCGCGCGCTCCACGATGTCGGAAGCGCCGGATTGCTGCCCGACCTCACCATCGTCATCGACGCGCCCGCGACCGATGTCGCCCAACGTCTAGCGGCGCGGGACGGCGATGCGAGCGATGCAATCGGCGGCCGTGCGGAAGACTATCACCAATCGGTCAACGCCGCCTTCCTGGAGTTTGCCAAGCAGGAGCCCGACAGGTTCCGCGTAATCGACGGGCTGGGGTCCATCGAAGAGGTGCACGCCCGGGTTCTCGAAGCGGTCGCTCCCTTGCTGGAAGGGCGGGTCTGA
- the ntrX gene encoding nitrogen assimilation response regulator NtrX: MALDILIVDDERDIRELVAGVLSDEGYECRTAGDSDSALAQVDEKRPSLVLLDVWLHGSAMDGLEVLDAIKVREPDLPVIIFSGHGNIDTAVSAVSRGAVDFIEKPFEAERLLHLVERATETERLRRENSRLREDQVQGDEFTGNSAVINAVRATLKRVANTGSRVLVTGPAGAGKEVAARLLHSWSPRSDKAFVIVNSARITPERFEEELFGEEADGKLVRPGLLETADGGTLYLDEVADMPLSTQARILRVLTEQSFVRVGGTRQIGVDVRVVSSTSRDLTKEMEEKRFREDLFYRLNVVPVEVPSLAERRDDIPALADSFFARHASEQGLRPPTISEEAMAALQAYDWPGNVRQLRNVVERTIILTPREKLEQIEVDMLPEEVLGGKHAGSGGVGAMMGAPLREARENFEREYLTVQIRRFSGNISKTANFIGMERSALHRKLKLLGMVERKSSEKKN, translated from the coding sequence ATGGCCCTGGACATTCTGATCGTCGATGACGAACGGGACATTCGCGAACTGGTAGCCGGCGTGCTCAGCGATGAAGGCTACGAATGCCGCACCGCTGGCGACAGCGACAGCGCGCTGGCGCAGGTCGATGAAAAGCGACCGAGCCTCGTTCTGCTCGATGTCTGGCTGCACGGCAGTGCGATGGACGGGCTTGAGGTTCTCGATGCGATCAAGGTTCGTGAACCGGACCTGCCGGTGATCATCTTCTCGGGTCACGGCAACATCGATACTGCGGTGAGCGCGGTCAGCCGCGGGGCGGTGGATTTCATCGAGAAGCCGTTCGAGGCCGAACGCCTGCTCCATCTGGTCGAGCGAGCGACGGAAACCGAGCGCCTGCGCCGCGAGAACTCGCGCCTGCGCGAAGACCAGGTCCAGGGCGACGAGTTCACGGGCAATTCGGCCGTGATCAACGCCGTCCGCGCCACGCTCAAACGCGTCGCCAACACCGGCAGCCGCGTCCTCGTGACGGGCCCGGCCGGGGCGGGCAAGGAAGTCGCCGCGCGCCTGCTGCACAGCTGGAGCCCGCGTTCCGACAAGGCTTTCGTTATCGTCAACTCCGCCCGCATCACACCGGAACGATTCGAGGAAGAACTGTTCGGTGAAGAGGCCGACGGCAAGCTGGTCCGGCCCGGCCTGCTGGAGACAGCCGATGGCGGCACGCTCTATCTCGACGAAGTGGCCGACATGCCACTTTCAACCCAGGCGCGGATCCTGCGCGTCCTGACCGAGCAGAGTTTCGTCCGGGTCGGCGGAACGCGCCAGATCGGGGTCGATGTTCGCGTCGTCTCCTCGACTTCGCGCGATCTCACGAAGGAGATGGAGGAGAAGCGCTTCCGCGAAGACCTCTTCTACCGGCTGAACGTGGTGCCCGTGGAAGTTCCCTCGCTGGCCGAACGCCGCGACGATATCCCGGCGCTGGCCGACAGTTTCTTCGCCCGCCATGCGAGCGAGCAGGGCCTGCGCCCCCCGACCATCAGCGAAGAGGCCATGGCCGCGCTCCAGGCCTATGACTGGCCGGGCAACGTGCGGCAGCTGCGCAATGTCGTGGAGCGCACGATCATTCTGACCCCGCGCGAGAAGCTTGAGCAGATCGAGGTGGACATGCTCCCCGAAGAGGTGCTCGGCGGCAAGCACGCGGGAAGCGGCGGGGTTGGGGCCATGATGGGCGCACCCTTGCGCGAGGCGCGCGAGAATTTCGAACGCGAGTATCTCACGGTCCAGATCCGTCGCTTCTCGGGCAATATCTCGAAGACGGCGAATTTCATCGGCATGGAGCGTTCGGCCCTGCACCGGAAGCTGAAACTTTTGGGCATGGTCGAGCGAAAGTCTAGCGAAAAGAAGAACTAG
- the mazG gene encoding nucleoside triphosphate pyrophosphohydrolase produces the protein MTQQTDRLLSIMARLRDPETGCEWDTAQSFATIAPYTIEEAYEVADAIERSDMNDLRGELGDLLFQVVFHARMAEEAGDFTYEDVARTISDKMEARHPHIFGDEGGVMEDGRWEDLKAAERAAGGATSTMDGVAAALPALLRSEKLQKRAARVGFEWHDTKGPLEKLREELGELEAAQTEEERLMEAGDVLFVAVNIVRRYGVDAEQALRASNAKFETRFRKMEELASADGEVFSELDLNRQESYWQRAKRATY, from the coding sequence ATGACCCAACAAACCGACCGGCTGCTCTCAATCATGGCGCGCTTGCGCGATCCCGAAACGGGTTGCGAATGGGATACCGCGCAAAGCTTCGCCACGATCGCTCCGTACACGATCGAGGAAGCTTACGAGGTCGCGGACGCCATCGAACGTTCCGACATGAACGATCTGCGCGGCGAACTCGGCGATCTGCTGTTCCAGGTCGTGTTCCACGCGCGAATGGCCGAGGAAGCCGGCGATTTCACCTATGAAGACGTCGCGCGCACGATCTCCGACAAGATGGAAGCGCGCCATCCGCACATATTCGGCGACGAAGGCGGCGTGATGGAAGATGGCCGCTGGGAAGACCTCAAGGCCGCCGAACGCGCCGCTGGTGGTGCGACCAGCACGATGGACGGCGTCGCGGCAGCGCTCCCGGCCTTGCTACGCTCGGAGAAGCTGCAGAAACGTGCGGCCCGCGTGGGGTTCGAGTGGCACGACACCAAGGGCCCCCTGGAGAAACTGCGCGAGGAACTCGGGGAACTGGAAGCCGCACAAACCGAGGAAGAACGCCTGATGGAGGCAGGCGATGTGCTGTTCGTCGCCGTCAACATCGTGCGGCGCTACGGTGTCGACGCAGAGCAGGCTCTCCGTGCATCCAACGCGAAATTCGAAACCCGTTTCCGCAAGATGGAAGAGCTCGCTTCGGCCGACGGAGAGGTGTTCTCCGAACTCGATCTCAATCGGCAGGAAAGCTATTGGCAGCGCGCCAAACGCGCCACTTACTAG
- the hfq gene encoding RNA chaperone Hfq yields MSGERTLSARPRPKPPEGRQGSRPPNLQDAFLNLLRKNKAPVTMFLVKGVKLQGIVTWFDNFSILLRRDGQSQLVYKHAISTIMPAQPIDTDQFESQGSGAKQRLLQDVFLSRVRQAEAQVTMFLVNGVMLQGKIAAYDLFCMLLERDGYVQLAYKHAVSTIQPATPVDLTEDWDEDDN; encoded by the coding sequence ATGTCCGGCGAACGTACTCTCTCTGCGCGACCACGTCCGAAGCCGCCCGAAGGCCGGCAAGGCAGCCGTCCGCCCAACCTTCAAGACGCTTTCCTGAATCTCCTGCGCAAGAACAAGGCGCCGGTGACCATGTTTCTCGTGAAGGGCGTGAAACTTCAGGGAATTGTCACCTGGTTCGACAATTTCTCGATCCTCCTGCGCCGCGATGGACAGTCGCAGCTTGTCTACAAGCACGCGATCAGCACCATCATGCCCGCGCAGCCAATCGACACCGACCAGTTCGAAAGCCAGGGATCGGGCGCGAAGCAGCGCTTGCTGCAGGATGTCTTCCTCAGCCGCGTGCGCCAAGCCGAAGCGCAGGTGACCATGTTCCTGGTCAACGGCGTAATGCTGCAGGGCAAGATCGCCGCCTACGACCTCTTCTGCATGCTGCTTGAGCGTGACGGCTACGTCCAGCTCGCCTACAAGCACGCGGTGTCGACCATCCAGCCTGCCACTCCGGTCGACCTGACCGAAGACTGGGACGAGGACGACAACTGA
- the metG gene encoding methionine--tRNA ligase, translating into MSDPYYLTTAIHYPNGKPHIGHAYETIAADVIARFQRLRGRDVRFQTGTDEHGLKMAQKARDLGKTPRELADEMSGYFRDLFDVLNISYDRFIRTTDEDHHRASQAIWEAMAAKGDLYLDRYEGWYSVRDEAYYDEKELVEGEGGEKLSPQGTPVEWTEEETWFFRLSKYAEPLLELLNTPGFLEPASRRNEMVAFVERGLQDLSVSRTSFDWGVKVPGSDGHVMYVWVDALTNYITGLGYPDGGEMWDKFWPADLHLIGKDIVRFHTIYWPAFLMSADLPLPKKVFGHGFLLNRGVKESKSLGNVTDPMELAERFGVDALRYFLLAEVTFGQDGSYSAEALVNKVNAELANSFGNLAQRTLSMIAKNMDGALEDFEPAADDKALLATVHEACADILPREFDNLAFSVGIEAWLKAVYACNAYVDEQAPWALKKTDPDRMKAVLQTLFIAIRDLAIAIQPVVPEKAASVLDQLGVPADKRAYADLSDTGWFKALAAAGHTIDKPTPVFPRLELPEEEVA; encoded by the coding sequence ATGTCTGATCCCTATTACCTGACCACCGCGATCCACTATCCCAACGGCAAGCCGCATATCGGCCATGCCTACGAGACGATCGCCGCCGATGTCATCGCGCGCTTCCAACGCCTACGCGGGCGCGATGTGCGCTTCCAGACTGGCACCGACGAACACGGCCTCAAGATGGCGCAGAAAGCGCGCGACCTGGGCAAGACCCCGCGCGAGCTGGCCGATGAAATGTCGGGCTATTTCCGCGACCTCTTCGATGTCCTGAACATCTCCTACGACCGCTTCATCCGTACGACCGACGAAGACCACCACCGCGCGAGCCAGGCCATTTGGGAAGCCATGGCAGCCAAGGGCGATCTCTACCTCGATCGGTACGAGGGATGGTACTCGGTCCGCGACGAAGCCTATTACGACGAGAAAGAACTGGTCGAAGGTGAGGGGGGCGAAAAGCTCTCGCCGCAGGGCACGCCGGTGGAATGGACCGAGGAAGAAACCTGGTTCTTCCGCCTGTCGAAATACGCCGAACCGCTGCTCGAGCTGCTCAACACGCCCGGCTTCCTCGAACCGGCGAGCCGCCGCAACGAGATGGTCGCCTTCGTGGAACGCGGCCTTCAGGACCTATCGGTCAGCCGCACGAGCTTTGACTGGGGCGTGAAGGTGCCCGGCAGCGACGGGCATGTCATGTATGTCTGGGTCGACGCGCTGACTAACTACATCACCGGCCTCGGCTATCCCGATGGCGGGGAGATGTGGGACAAGTTCTGGCCCGCCGACCTGCACCTCATCGGCAAGGATATCGTTCGCTTTCACACGATCTACTGGCCCGCCTTCCTGATGAGCGCGGACCTGCCGCTGCCCAAGAAGGTGTTCGGACACGGCTTCCTGCTCAACCGCGGGGTCAAGGAATCGAAGTCGCTCGGCAATGTGACCGATCCGATGGAACTGGCCGAGCGCTTCGGGGTCGATGCCCTGCGCTACTTCCTGCTCGCCGAAGTAACCTTCGGGCAGGACGGCAGCTATTCGGCAGAAGCTCTTGTAAATAAAGTGAATGCCGAGCTTGCAAACAGCTTCGGAAACCTTGCGCAGCGCACGCTTTCCATGATCGCCAAGAACATGGATGGCGCGCTGGAGGACTTCGAACCGGCCGCCGACGACAAGGCGCTGCTCGCCACCGTGCACGAAGCCTGCGCCGATATACTCCCGCGCGAATTCGACAATCTAGCGTTCTCGGTCGGGATCGAAGCCTGGCTCAAGGCCGTTTATGCCTGCAATGCCTATGTCGACGAACAGGCGCCCTGGGCGCTCAAGAAAACCGATCCGGACCGCATGAAGGCCGTGCTGCAGACGCTCTTCATCGCCATTCGCGACCTTGCGATCGCAATCCAGCCCGTGGTGCCGGAGAAGGCTGCCTCGGTCCTCGATCAGCTTGGCGTACCGGCTGACAAGCGCGCCTATGCCGACCTGTCCGATACGGGCTGGTTCAAGGCGCTCGCCGCAGCCGGACACACGATCGACAAGCCGACGCCGGTTTTCCCGCGCCTTGAGCTTCCTGAAGAAGAGGTAGCCTGA
- a CDS encoding TatD family hydrolase — protein sequence MLVDSHCHLEYEGLVEDQGEVLDRARGAGVQAFLNISTKRAEWGQVVGTAQAKADVFASVGIHPHHADQHQDLTREELLEATRDPKVIGIGETGLDYYYDHSDREAQKRLFRLHIDVAREVQLPVIIHTRDAEDDTLAILTEEMEKGAFPALIHCFTASAEFGQRVLELGLSVSISGIVTFKNAKELQEFAREIPRERLLVETDSPFLAPVPHRGKTCEPGFVRDTAQFLAGLRGDELDTLAGYTTENFYRLFSKAAA from the coding sequence ATGCTCGTCGATAGCCATTGCCATCTTGAGTACGAAGGGCTCGTCGAAGATCAGGGCGAGGTGCTCGACCGTGCGCGCGGGGCAGGGGTGCAGGCCTTCCTCAACATCTCGACCAAGCGCGCCGAATGGGGCCAGGTCGTTGGCACCGCGCAAGCCAAGGCGGATGTCTTCGCCAGCGTCGGCATTCACCCGCACCACGCCGACCAGCACCAGGATCTGACGCGCGAGGAGCTGCTGGAGGCGACCCGCGATCCCAAGGTCATCGGGATCGGCGAAACGGGGCTCGACTACTATTACGATCACTCGGACCGCGAGGCGCAAAAGCGCCTGTTCCGCCTGCACATCGATGTGGCGCGCGAAGTCCAGCTGCCGGTCATTATCCATACGCGCGATGCGGAGGACGACACGCTGGCGATCCTTACCGAAGAGATGGAGAAGGGCGCATTTCCCGCGCTGATCCACTGCTTCACCGCCTCGGCTGAGTTTGGTCAACGGGTACTGGAACTGGGCCTTTCGGTCTCGATTTCGGGTATCGTCACTTTCAAGAACGCCAAGGAACTGCAGGAATTCGCTCGCGAAATTCCGCGTGAGCGCCTGCTGGTCGAAACCGACAGCCCATTCCTTGCACCCGTGCCGCACCGGGGCAAGACCTGCGAGCCGGGCTTCGTGCGCGACACCGCACAATTCCTCGCCGGTCTGCGCGGTGATGAGCTGGATACGCTCGCGGGCTACACCACCGAAAACTTCTATCGCCTGTTCTCCAAGGCCGCCGCGTGA
- a CDS encoding DNA polymerase III subunit delta', with translation MLLGHENAWREWRTALGGDRMHHAWLLAGRRGVGKGSFALAAARELVGASPSDDSEHHPDIITLTYGPKDDKEERKRADGKPFELARSIRIAQIRAMQARLSTRPTMGDKRAIIIDPSDDLERNAANALLKSLEEPPAGTYFLLVAHSPARLLPTIRSRCRVLRFPTVTDGEMDRLLRELSPNADDATRAAAIAAAAGSPGAAVQFVDMELGKVSQGMRDILERGDPDFQLRGTLAGLIGARPDRERIRAVLELARSVVAERLDRVSDPRPVIDAHSELVRLAGEQPTYNFDAGLLAMEIGTLLANAAKASERANV, from the coding sequence ATGCTGCTGGGCCACGAGAACGCCTGGCGCGAATGGCGCACGGCGCTTGGCGGGGATCGAATGCATCACGCCTGGCTGCTGGCCGGGCGGCGCGGCGTGGGGAAGGGGAGCTTCGCCCTTGCTGCAGCCCGCGAGCTTGTCGGCGCCTCTCCCTCCGATGACAGCGAGCATCATCCGGACATCATCACGCTCACTTACGGTCCCAAGGACGACAAGGAGGAGCGCAAACGGGCGGACGGTAAGCCCTTCGAGCTCGCCCGCAGCATCCGCATCGCCCAAATCCGCGCGATGCAGGCCCGGCTCAGCACGCGGCCGACGATGGGCGACAAGCGCGCAATCATTATCGATCCGTCAGACGATCTGGAACGCAACGCCGCCAACGCGCTGCTCAAGAGCCTGGAGGAACCCCCGGCCGGGACTTACTTCCTGCTTGTAGCGCACAGCCCAGCGCGCCTCCTGCCGACCATCCGTTCGCGCTGCCGCGTGCTGCGCTTCCCGACAGTCACCGACGGGGAGATGGACCGGCTGCTGCGCGAACTCTCGCCCAATGCCGACGACGCGACGCGCGCTGCCGCAATCGCGGCGGCCGCCGGCTCGCCGGGTGCCGCAGTGCAGTTTGTCGATATGGAGCTGGGCAAGGTATCGCAAGGAATGCGGGACATCCTCGAGCGCGGAGATCCCGACTTCCAGTTGCGCGGAACGCTGGCCGGGCTGATCGGTGCGCGGCCCGACCGCGAGCGTATCCGGGCGGTTCTGGAACTGGCCCGATCGGTCGTGGCCGAACGGCTCGACAGGGTCTCCGACCCGCGCCCGGTGATCGACGCGCACAGTGAGCTGGTCCGCCTCGCAGGCGAACAGCCCACCTACAACTTCGATGCCGGACTGCTCGCGATGGAAATAGGCACCTTGCTCGCCAACGCCGCTAAGGCTAGCGAGCGAGCCAATGTCTGA
- a CDS encoding MBL fold metallo-hydrolase: MKLLMLGSGTSTGVPRIGNDWGECDPAEPRNRRSRVSIIVENDAGQRILVDTSTDLRAQLLANGIAKVDAVFWTHDHADHCHGIDDLRVMRYDRSNPLPGFANTVTCQNLRRRFDYIFEGQHGYPTLMNLKNVLDVQLVAGFSFEFVEMPHGPVTSTGFRFEADGKSIVYATDFSEITPKMVKCFDRADILVVDCLRRKPHPTHANLDLALELSRKAKVRHTVLTHMDKSMDYRSLCNEVPKGVTVGYDGLEMRA, encoded by the coding sequence GTGAAGCTGCTGATGCTCGGATCGGGCACCTCGACCGGGGTGCCGCGGATCGGCAACGACTGGGGCGAATGCGACCCGGCCGAGCCGCGCAACCGGCGCAGCCGCGTTTCGATCATTGTCGAGAACGACGCTGGCCAGCGGATCCTGGTCGACACTTCGACCGATCTGCGAGCCCAGTTGCTGGCCAATGGCATCGCCAAGGTCGACGCGGTGTTCTGGACCCACGACCACGCCGACCATTGTCACGGGATCGATGACTTGCGCGTGATGCGGTACGATCGCAGCAATCCCCTGCCGGGCTTCGCCAACACGGTAACCTGCCAGAACCTGCGACGCCGGTTCGATTATATTTTCGAAGGTCAGCATGGCTATCCGACGCTCATGAACCTCAAAAATGTTTTGGATGTTCAGCTAGTTGCAGGATTCTCCTTCGAGTTCGTCGAGATGCCGCATGGCCCGGTGACCAGCACGGGTTTCCGTTTCGAGGCAGACGGGAAATCCATCGTCTACGCGACCGACTTCAGCGAGATCACGCCGAAGATGGTCAAATGCTTCGATCGGGCCGACATCCTGGTCGTGGATTGCCTGCGCCGCAAACCGCATCCCACACACGCCAATCTCGACTTGGCGCTTGAACTGTCGCGCAAGGCCAAGGTCAGGCACACGGTCTTGACGCATATGGACAAGAGCATGGATTATCGCAGCCTGTGCAACGAAGTGCCGAAAGGCGTTACCGTGGGCTACGATGGGCTGGAGATGCGGGCATGA
- the hflX gene encoding GTPase HflX has translation MGEVSRGARALVVCPDIRGVAYDLDAGSRLAEAEGLALAIGIVIADSFVLPVRDVRPNLLFGAGQVENIRIACEQNEAELVVVDGALTPIQQRNLEEKLARKVIDRTGLILEIFGERAATAEGRLQVELAHLDYQQSRLVRSWTHLERQRGGFGFLGGPGETQIEADRRMIRQRMGRLRKELEQVRKTRGLHRERRERAPWPVVALVGYTNAGKSTLFNHLTGAGVMAEDLLFATLDPTMRAIALPGVEKAILSDTVGFISDLPTQLVAAFRATLEEVTSADVICHVRDISNPSSGAQKAQVLEVLRDLGVIDGEGVAEVSSIPILEVWNKWDQLSHERAEELTPLVEGSDDIVATSAISGDGVASLLDRLGDMLTRNATLQTFEVPVSDGRRIAWLHAHGEVIEDVPAGDDPALRSITVRLNPKELGQFEAMA, from the coding sequence ATGGGCGAGGTCTCGCGCGGTGCGCGGGCCCTTGTCGTGTGCCCGGACATTCGCGGGGTCGCCTACGACCTCGACGCAGGCTCGCGCCTGGCGGAAGCCGAGGGCCTGGCGCTCGCAATCGGGATTGTCATTGCGGACAGCTTCGTTCTCCCGGTGCGTGATGTGCGGCCGAATCTGCTGTTCGGCGCCGGCCAGGTCGAGAATATCCGCATTGCCTGCGAACAGAACGAAGCGGAGCTGGTCGTTGTCGATGGCGCGCTCACTCCGATCCAGCAGCGCAATCTGGAAGAGAAGCTGGCGCGCAAGGTCATCGACAGGACCGGCCTGATCCTCGAGATTTTCGGAGAGCGCGCGGCGACCGCCGAAGGCCGCCTGCAGGTCGAACTCGCGCATCTCGATTACCAGCAAAGCCGCCTTGTGCGCAGCTGGACCCACCTCGAACGCCAGCGCGGCGGCTTCGGTTTCCTCGGCGGGCCGGGGGAAACCCAGATCGAGGCCGACCGACGGATGATCCGCCAGCGCATGGGCCGCCTCCGCAAGGAGCTCGAGCAGGTCCGCAAGACGCGCGGCCTGCACCGCGAACGGCGCGAACGCGCGCCTTGGCCGGTGGTTGCCCTGGTGGGCTACACCAACGCGGGCAAGTCGACGCTGTTCAACCACCTCACGGGGGCAGGGGTGATGGCGGAAGACCTGCTGTTCGCAACGCTCGATCCCACGATGCGAGCGATTGCCTTGCCTGGGGTCGAAAAGGCGATCCTCTCGGATACGGTAGGCTTCATTTCGGACCTTCCGACCCAGCTCGTCGCAGCTTTCCGGGCGACGTTGGAGGAAGTGACCTCGGCCGATGTCATCTGCCACGTGCGCGATATCTCGAACCCGTCGAGCGGGGCGCAGAAGGCGCAGGTGCTCGAGGTGCTGCGCGATCTCGGCGTGATCGACGGGGAGGGGGTGGCCGAGGTCTCGTCGATCCCCATTCTCGAGGTATGGAACAAGTGGGACCAGCTTTCGCACGAGCGGGCAGAAGAACTTACTCCGCTGGTGGAGGGCAGCGACGATATCGTGGCGACGTCTGCCATCAGCGGCGATGGCGTGGCGAGCCTGCTCGACCGGCTTGGCGACATGCTGACCCGCAACGCGACGCTACAGACGTTCGAAGTCCCGGTAAGCGACGGGCGCCGGATTGCCTGGCTGCACGCGCATGGCGAAGTGATCGAGGACGTTCCGGCCGGTGACGACCCGGCGCTGCGTTCCATCACCGTGCGGCTGAACCCGAAAGAGCTCGGCCAGTTCGAAGCGATGGCCTAG